The genomic window CTCTCATGCGAATGACACGTGACAACGTTATCCTTCATGCTACAACCAGCTGGTAGCATAGGGCCAAAGAGAACAAAGGCTGTCAGATAGAACCAGATTCCTTGCAGTGTTATGGCAATGCCCTTACATAAATCGACCGGGAAACTGGTGGGAAAAAGTGCTCCAGCAATTGAACATAATATACAAAGACCAATTAGGAATGCGAGGAGGACATGGTAATAGCCTTCTAGGCCTTTGTGCATTGTTGAGTGAAAATAAAACAGAAGATACTCTGCAGTGAATGCTGTTGCAGCAATTAAACAAAGTGCACCTTCTGGCAAGGAAACATATCTACATAATAAAGATCAAATTAAGCCCTGTTAGGAAAAATGGCTCAATTAAGTGCTTTAAGAATAAGTTCTTATGTACAAGCTATATcttaaacaaaaaacaaaattaagCAAAGTTGTGGCAGGAAAAGTTCAAGAACATAACAACAACGGAAACACCTAACCTTGTTCTTTCTGAGAGCAGGGAAACGACACCAAAGATAAGAAACATGATAAGCATTCCCGAGTGCTCAAAGTTAATCAAGTAAGTGGAATTCAAGACTCCACCAACAAAAAACTTTAGTTGTGTTGCAACTAAAAGCTCAACGCACAAGTCAATGAAAGCGCCAATTGAAATAACATAGAGTTCCAAGTGCTTGAGCTTCCCATCAACTCTTGGTACAGGATTCCATACACGAACTCGGAATGTCTTAGGACTTGATACATATCTCACCACGGCACACCATATATGCCATAAACCAACTAGAAGAAACAAGGTTCCTGGCAAAATATGACCAATGAAAGATCCCATTTTTCTGATTTACTTTCACCACTCTCTAAATAAATCTTTCAAGTTCGCTTAATGCTTGTTTGGTTCAACGTACAGTTTGTAAATCTTGCACCGCAATGTTGTTGaccccaaaaatgggatagtgtATACAGCTCTATTTGATCAATTTTTGGACaaattacatataataattataaacatatatttaaagtAAAATTAACCAAATGACTCAATCCATAAAATATTCATCAATCAAAGCAAACATGAACCTTGAAATGCATAATCGATTTTCCAGAGAAACTAAGAAACAAGGAGTTTCTCTGGAAAAATGATGAAGATTAGGTATTATACTTACAGTAATAGTGTAAAGATAGTTACggcatgataatgatgatgagttTGGATGTAGAAAGTGGAATAGAAAGAACCCTTTTTCAACAACTCACTTTTTAAGTAATCTTCTTCTCAATCATTCGACAATTGAAAACAGAAGCTTCGGtgatgttgatgatgaaaaaGGAGAAGCAATTATTCACTCAGATTTTACCATCAGCAGCAGTTTGGTAAGGGAAGATTCTTGAATCACGAATTGAAAAAATAATTGGGCTTAACAATtcgatttatttattatttgattgaatctttttattaaatttagtaaAAACaatttctcaattttatttttatttttatttatgaccGATAAGTTtatgaataaataattaattgcttgaaaatgcaatttttttttcaaaaagctatttttcaataaattatttcaaataataaaTCTTTCTcgataattttcaaaatattgatgttttaaacaaaaacaaaaaattacaatACATAATATATGTCAATCTAATTGACGGTTCCGTTTAAAAAATAAGAACCCTAGCCAAGCCAATTGAATTGGCCACTGCACTATGACTAGCCAATTGAATCGGTGACTGTGTATAATCCTTAGAAGTAGTCGCCAATTCATCTTACTCCTGGTGTAGATTTTTTTTAGTATAATAGAGGTGTGTCTTCTACCATTTAGTTCACACCTCTTCTCATTTTCATCTTAATCTTTTTTTCACTTGTTCTAACATGGTTAGTAAAAGAAATGGGTATATTTGTTTTTCGAGAATCAAGCCTTCGATGAAGATGCATTTTTAGAACATCTGGAGTTTCGAGCAACTTGAAGCTTTGGTTAGACGGAGAGATTAATGATAGTAAAAGAATAAGAAGTATTAAGAGACTTATTTCGTACATATATATTACGAATGATAATGATGATATCCAGCGTATGTGAGTGTCAATTAAAGATGACAATGTTAGGCATATAAAGTCTACACCAGATGACATTGTTCTGATTGTTGTAATCTCTTAGATATGTTGTGATGTTAAGTCCTTTTatttgttgtttgtgttgttgtttcaGGGGTGtttatgtttgttttgttgtaatcaaaagctattatatatatatatatatatatatatatatatatatatatatatatatatatatatatatatatatatatatatatatatatatatatatatatatatatatatatatatatatatatatatatatatcatgaagAGCATGTATGGGTTGACGACATATACCACACAATCTTTCCATTTTGGTAGTCGTATCCATTTCGGTTATAGTGTGTGTGTTGTTGGAGTAAACCTTTTACTTCCTTTTCATATTTTTGTTGTGCCAAATAGAATCCCCTTGATATGTAGGCCAATATTTCTCTTTTGCTACCACTAGAAAGCTATTGTTGTATACACCGAATACGTTTATGACTTTGTAAACGGCGGATAAATGCTTGGAAGAATCCCGGCGAACACTTGAACGTTCCTCAACGACATGGGAACAAGACATATAGAAGAGTTGCAACTTTAaaaaatcgcatcaaccttcatGTAGTTCGACCCGATACTATTCCTTTGGCCTCCCTCATTTTGGTATATTGTCTCCTCTACACTGAAAGTATATCTATGATGGTCAAAGCAAGTAACAATATGTGTGCTAGCTTTGATAGTTTCCTCCTTCATCACTTTCATGCAGCTTTCACTGAATAATTTGTAACATTGAACTTCATTTTCCGCCTCTGATTGCGAGCTATGATCCCAATATAAAATAGGTTTCTCTCAACAACGCGGTTATTGATAGGTATCTAATGCCTTTAAATACAaagttcattgattccacaagttTTGTTGTCACGTGGCCCTATCGTCGACCCTTGTCAAATTCCTCAGTCCACTTCTCTACTAAAATATTATCGATCCACCTTAATACATCcgtattttaaaatctaatttaCTTGCGGTAGTATATGAATGATAGTTGATGTAAAGCATACCTCACATTTATACATACATGCATACATTCATATACATACATGCATACGTTCATACACACACATACTTGTGTGTGTATGCATGTGTGTGCGTGCACATatattatgttgatgatgttgttgtgcaTGTTGAGATGTCCATGCATCCAAGTTGTTGAACTTATGTTCGAAATTATGTTGTGGCCTCATTTCTTATGGTGATGGTTCGAGTGTGAGTAGCTTAATCTTTTCTCTGGGGGGTCTAGTGAAgtgttatttatgtatttatattatcgtaccacatgcattgtgtcagTGTTGTTGCATTTAATATCCTAAGTGACATTTGCATAAGGTTGTTGTtgaattatgatgtgatgatgctTGTGCGTATGATATGACTGTGTAAATGTTGTTTTAAAGATGTTGTGTGAATTATTTATAATGAATGAAGGTGTGAGTATATGTTGTATTGATGATGTAGAATAGTAGACTATAATTGTTGAAGTTTACTTTTCTCTTATGCCTTTTATATTTAATCATGATTACTCGTCCCTTATGTTTAAATGTTGTCTCCACGTGGGTAACATGCAGATACTCAAGAGTAGCGTTGCTGAAGTAAGTGGAAGGATAGCTCTTGAAGTGTCTTCTATTTAGTGTTGTTTATTTTCTTGAAGGGTCTTGCTTTGATCATGTAACATTGGGATGTGAACTGTTTTATGTTATTTACTTTGTCGATCATTTGTTGaatttatgttttatgttgttgaGAGTAGAACATTCATAACTCTCTTATTTATGTTGATTGAAGTTGAAAAGAGTTTTATGAGATCAACGACATATTTACTTATATGTtggattaaatattttaatcatattCCGTTGTGTTGCTATTCAGATGTGTTTTGGATGTCGTGTAACATCGCAGGTAAGTTATCAGATGTGTTTTGGATGTCGTGTAACATCCCATGTAAATTAAAATGTTTACTTTAATTTTTATGGAAATCCGTGTAACGGAACATGAttgatttatgtatgtttttatgACGTGCAACACCTTTGTGTTGctgtttaaaataatttattcgtAAAACGTACGTGTGTGTACGCGCGCATTTAAGCAATTGTATAATTTTTTCTCTAAAGCTTACTATTAGATGATCggaagttcaatttttttttctttttattagcttttatttgaaattttaaaaaaatattttagttaaacaattttaaaagtttaaattggtttataaatttaaatttgattaaCTAAATTGGTGACAATAACTAAATTGGTCTCTAAAACTTTTTGTTGTAACATCTTTTAACCATTTATGGTGACAATAACTTTTGAACATCCATTCTCATTTATGGTCTTGAAGATGAGACATTTTTCGTGCATAATGTTGTGATTCATAACACCTTAATAATATCTTCTTTCAACTCCTTTACAATGGTATAATCCACCAATTCAAGTGCACTTTCTCTAAACTccggtgtagcaacctgcctaaaaaatttgatttttagagtcgccgcctattctgaagggcgaataggaaaccctacgcagtatagagatcagggtaagatactatattcaggtcgagggaaggtgttaggcaccctcaaccctttcctatggctttgaatctaaggtcaacagttttatggctaagagtattaaggtaaggtctatgctttcgagggttaagTAAGTAAAGGGAACGaatcgggaaaaatgagatttagagggaaggggactcgccttgttgccaagtgcctatgtacctccttatggaggatcagagtcaatgtagttcggggaacgggttgtacgccctttgagtttgaaatttgatttgatatggtatTGGAGGCTTTTGAAtgacctatcgtagttttgaataaggatgaaaatccgtagtttgatattgaggttttgaaaggtttgaaaagtgttttgaggtttgggcgtacaaccctgatttgatttagcactattaaccgcaacgatcaatagattcaatcgacatagttaacagatttgaaattgtatcgttaccaattttaatcaattgatttgattattactaataacgaattaaggtattttttaataattttatgaattgatttgcattgttacccctcgcaatcgattgattcgattaaaaagaataacaaatttgaaattagaaaaaaagaaaggattaatcatcacaactaataagatagttgcaaccatttaatcgaatataatttaatttgtattttaattaaatagcattttaattaaaattattgttgaccatagcgattaatcgatttaatcggcacgaacaacaaattaaaattcttaatataatcattatatatttattttattaaa from Vicia villosa cultivar HV-30 ecotype Madison, WI unplaced genomic scaffold, Vvil1.0 ctg.000131F_1_1_1, whole genome shotgun sequence includes these protein-coding regions:
- the LOC131624480 gene encoding uncharacterized protein LOC131624480, yielding MGSFIGHILPGTLFLLVGLWHIWCAVVRYVSSPKTFRVRVWNPVPRVDGKLKHLELYVISIGAFIDLCVELLVATQLKFFVGGVLNSTYLINFEHSGMLIMFLIFGVVSLLSERTRYVSLPEGALCLIAATAFTAEYLLFYFHSTMHKGLEGYYHVLLAFLIGLCILCSIAGALFPTSFPVDLCKGIAITLQGIWFYLTAFVLFGPMLPAGCSMKDNVVTCHSHESEVRGELFANAQLFFAVLAVHVGTIVSFGFAASRYGNLEELAPNSGFD